One genomic region from Euzebya tangerina encodes:
- a CDS encoding sensor histidine kinase, whose amino-acid sequence MAPIPSVAAFVWRFLFTGLLALTVIVLATGQISRSLGEEQALGEARAIARLTGVGIVQPQLDAAVLAGDPAALDDLNAVVRDSVISGSLVRVKLWSADDEILYSDESRLIGQSFEADSSRAQALQQGAIVSEISDLSEPENRFERAGDALLEVYVPLLADETPVLYEAYFQLDRVQAAGREAWIAFAPLAIGALVVLQLVQVPIAWSMARRIRDQAIRSQTLLERALTASAVERRRISGDLHDGVVQDLTGISYELSGLAASDDMSEVAAAATRIRGCVQQLRSLLVDIYPPDLEADGLGPALRDLIARHGERGMAVELEAPDELDLPAAQSALLYRIAQEALRNTAAHAKASAVRVVLTRDADGGVVMAIDDDGLGFDVASLVEDDGAPAVADPRHFGLRILRDSAAELGGRLTISSGHGEGTRVAVTIPS is encoded by the coding sequence GTGGCACCCATACCGTCAGTTGCCGCCTTCGTCTGGCGGTTTCTGTTCACCGGTCTGCTGGCACTCACCGTGATCGTCCTCGCCACCGGACAGATAAGTCGCAGTCTCGGCGAGGAGCAGGCGCTGGGAGAGGCGCGTGCCATCGCACGCCTGACCGGCGTCGGGATCGTCCAGCCACAGCTCGACGCCGCCGTCCTCGCGGGCGATCCTGCGGCACTCGACGATCTGAATGCTGTCGTGCGCGACTCCGTCATCTCGGGATCTCTCGTTCGGGTGAAGCTCTGGTCGGCCGACGACGAGATCCTCTACTCCGATGAGAGTCGGTTGATCGGGCAGTCGTTCGAGGCAGACAGCTCGCGAGCGCAGGCGCTGCAACAAGGTGCGATCGTGAGCGAGATCAGCGACCTGTCGGAACCGGAGAACCGGTTCGAGCGAGCGGGCGATGCGCTGCTCGAGGTCTACGTCCCGCTCCTCGCCGATGAGACCCCGGTCCTCTACGAGGCCTACTTCCAGCTGGATCGCGTGCAGGCCGCCGGGCGTGAGGCGTGGATCGCGTTCGCCCCGTTGGCCATCGGCGCGCTGGTGGTGCTGCAACTGGTCCAGGTCCCCATCGCCTGGTCGATGGCCCGCCGCATCCGTGACCAGGCGATCCGAAGCCAGACGCTACTGGAACGAGCCTTGACGGCCTCAGCCGTGGAGCGACGTCGGATCTCCGGCGATCTGCACGACGGGGTGGTCCAAGACCTCACCGGCATCTCCTATGAGCTCAGCGGACTGGCCGCGTCCGATGACATGTCCGAGGTGGCTGCAGCGGCGACCCGCATCCGCGGGTGCGTCCAACAGCTCCGGTCCCTGCTGGTCGACATCTACCCACCCGATCTGGAGGCGGACGGCCTGGGACCGGCCCTCCGTGATCTCATCGCCCGTCACGGCGAGCGGGGCATGGCCGTCGAGTTGGAGGCGCCCGACGAGCTCGACCTCCCCGCTGCGCAGTCGGCGTTGCTGTACCGCATCGCGCAGGAGGCCTTGCGGAACACCGCCGCGCATGCCAAGGCGTCGGCCGTTCGGGTGGTGCTGACACGCGACGCAGACGGAGGCGTGGTCATGGCCATCGATGACGACGGCCTGGGCTTCGACGTCGCCAGCCTGGTGGAGGACGACGGTGCACCAGCCGTCGCCGATCCCCGGCACTTCGGGCTCCGAATCCTGCGCGACAGCGCCGCCGAGTTGGGCGGACGGCTGACCATCAGCAGCGGGCACGGAGAGGGGACACGCGTCGCCGTGACGATCCCGTCATGA
- the ccsB gene encoding c-type cytochrome biogenesis protein CcsB, with protein sequence MTDTALAQTSNLLFTVALFTYLGAMISLFFGLAFTKVQADGVEASTVAGSRARTLGMVLLTGGFAIHLISWLSRGIATGRFPLGNMYEYGSGMALLAVGTGLFLIRRKYPNLLAFVTVGAILMMVTSLLLFAEAGPLLPALESYWLQIHVSAMMFSSSVFIVAFTFTVLYLVKDRAERKVSMTDTFGGSTVGAAHLAPPDARAEEIVGRVAEGEEREVEEASATAQRDVVNPLLFPVVPFVVVLVFVLAVWRAFFPAMLAASAFALIGAGIWYAIPHLPPAAKLDNLAYRTTAFAFPLITFGIMCGAIWAEEAWGRYWGWDPKETGSFVTWTLYAAYLHARSTRGWRGPKAAWVGVIGFGALMITYYAVNLFVVGLHSYAGV encoded by the coding sequence GTGACCGATACCGCACTGGCCCAGACGTCAAACCTGCTGTTCACCGTCGCGCTGTTCACCTACCTGGGGGCGATGATCTCGCTGTTCTTCGGGTTGGCCTTCACCAAGGTGCAGGCGGACGGCGTGGAGGCGTCGACCGTTGCCGGGTCGCGGGCGCGCACGCTCGGCATGGTCCTGCTGACCGGCGGGTTCGCCATCCACCTGATCTCGTGGCTGTCACGCGGCATCGCCACCGGGCGGTTCCCGCTGGGGAACATGTATGAGTACGGCTCGGGCATGGCGCTGCTGGCCGTCGGGACCGGGCTGTTCCTGATCCGACGGAAGTACCCGAACCTGCTCGCCTTCGTCACCGTCGGCGCCATCCTGATGATGGTCACCTCGCTCCTGCTGTTCGCCGAGGCCGGGCCGCTGCTGCCGGCCCTCGAGTCCTACTGGCTGCAGATCCACGTCAGCGCCATGATGTTCTCCTCGTCGGTGTTCATCGTGGCGTTCACGTTCACGGTCCTGTACCTGGTCAAGGACCGGGCCGAGCGCAAGGTGTCGATGACCGACACGTTCGGTGGGTCGACGGTTGGTGCCGCGCACCTGGCGCCGCCGGATGCGCGGGCCGAGGAGATCGTCGGCCGGGTCGCCGAGGGTGAGGAGCGCGAGGTCGAGGAGGCATCCGCGACCGCCCAGCGCGACGTCGTCAACCCGCTGCTGTTCCCCGTCGTCCCGTTCGTGGTGGTGCTGGTGTTCGTCCTGGCCGTGTGGCGGGCGTTCTTCCCCGCCATGTTGGCGGCATCGGCCTTCGCGCTCATCGGCGCTGGGATCTGGTACGCCATCCCGCACCTCCCGCCGGCGGCCAAGTTGGACAACCTGGCCTACCGGACCACCGCATTCGCCTTCCCGCTCATCACCTTCGGGATCATGTGCGGGGCCATCTGGGCCGAGGAGGCTTGGGGGCGCTACTGGGGCTGGGACCCCAAGGAGACCGGGTCGTTCGTCACCTGGACGCTCTACGCGGCGTATCTGCACGCCCGCTCGACCCGGGGCTGGCGGGGCCCGAAGGCGGCGTGGGTCGGAGTGATCGGGTTCGGGGCCCTGATGATCACCTACTACGCCGTCAACCTGTTCGTGGTGGGTCTGCACTCCTACGCCGGCGTCTGA
- a CDS encoding carbon-nitrogen hydrolase family protein, producing the protein MLSRTVNVAAVQAEPIWFDMDATTDKVVSLIGEAARNGAELIAFPETFIPGYPWHIWLDSPAAGMAHVPTYLANSPTIDGPQMAKVADAARSGEITVVLGHSERDGGSVYMGQAVFDPSGAMIKARRKLKPTHVERSVFGEGDGSDLDVVDMEYGKVGALCCWEHLQPLSKYAMYSMGEDIHCAAWPSFSLYRGAAQALGPEVNNAASLMYAVEGQCFVVAPCAVVLDAGQELFCDTETKKALLGRGGGFARIYGPEGTMLAEPLAEDEEGILYADCDPALQAIAKSAADPIGHYSRPDVTQLLLNREPQRPVVAEAPPAADVTVVDVTEESVEA; encoded by the coding sequence ATGCTGTCCAGAACCGTCAACGTCGCCGCCGTGCAGGCCGAGCCCATTTGGTTCGACATGGACGCCACGACCGACAAGGTCGTCTCACTCATCGGGGAAGCCGCCCGCAACGGCGCCGAGCTGATCGCCTTCCCCGAGACCTTCATCCCCGGCTACCCATGGCACATCTGGCTCGACAGCCCTGCAGCCGGCATGGCCCACGTGCCGACGTACCTGGCCAACTCCCCCACCATCGACGGGCCCCAGATGGCCAAGGTCGCCGACGCCGCGCGATCAGGCGAGATCACCGTCGTCCTGGGCCACAGCGAGCGCGACGGCGGCAGTGTCTACATGGGGCAGGCTGTGTTCGACCCCTCGGGCGCGATGATCAAGGCGCGCCGCAAGTTGAAGCCGACTCACGTGGAGCGGTCCGTGTTCGGCGAGGGGGACGGCTCGGACCTCGACGTCGTCGACATGGAGTACGGCAAGGTGGGTGCACTGTGCTGCTGGGAGCATCTGCAGCCGCTCTCGAAGTACGCCATGTACAGCATGGGTGAGGACATCCACTGCGCGGCGTGGCCCTCGTTCTCGCTGTACCGGGGTGCTGCTCAGGCACTCGGGCCAGAGGTGAACAACGCCGCCAGCCTGATGTACGCCGTCGAGGGCCAGTGCTTCGTGGTCGCTCCCTGCGCCGTGGTGCTGGACGCTGGGCAGGAGCTGTTCTGCGACACCGAGACCAAGAAGGCCTTGCTCGGGCGTGGCGGTGGCTTCGCACGGATCTACGGTCCGGAGGGGACGATGTTGGCCGAGCCGCTGGCGGAGGACGAGGAGGGGATCCTCTACGCCGACTGTGATCCGGCGCTGCAGGCCATCGCCAAGTCCGCGGCTGATCCGATCGGCCACTACAGCCGGCCCGACGTGACCCAGCTGCTGTTGAACCGGGAGCCGCAGCGCCCGGTCGTCGCCGAGGCACCGCCAGCGGCGGACGTCACCGTGGTCGATGTGACCGAGGAGTCGGTGGAGGCCTGA
- a CDS encoding cell wall-binding repeat-containing protein, whose amino-acid sequence MLQSLKSTGLILVLLIGLVIGLSSVATAQGDSGGEDERPDEGRTEDPGEHDDDDDDGDDDDHEEGDDGDDDRDDDDHDDDDRPGHPNVTAARVFGPDRISTSVAISRYEFPRGSREVYLAQARNFVDAVAAGSLRRGPVLLVPNCGDLPPVVAREVNRLRPHKVVALGGPDAICDAIVRQAVAAASVRPPYVDTGNDTDPGDEDDRVVEEQYVDLAVGETGTFEANIAGTVTISRTADGLVLVDAVPNDGWQIRPDDDEDDEDEVEVSFTDGTTRVDFEAEIEDGSVEIEVRVRSD is encoded by the coding sequence ATGCTGCAATCCCTCAAATCGACCGGGCTGATCCTGGTCCTGCTCATCGGGCTCGTCATCGGGCTCTCATCGGTCGCCACCGCGCAAGGTGACTCCGGAGGTGAGGACGAACGGCCCGACGAGGGCCGAACCGAGGACCCAGGCGAGCACGACGACGATGACGACGATGGTGACGACGACGATCACGAGGAGGGAGACGATGGCGACGACGATCGCGACGACGATGATCACGACGACGATGATCGTCCAGGCCACCCCAACGTGACGGCTGCGCGCGTGTTCGGTCCCGACCGGATCTCCACCTCCGTTGCGATCAGCAGGTACGAGTTCCCCCGCGGTTCCCGTGAGGTCTACCTGGCCCAGGCCAGGAACTTCGTCGACGCGGTCGCAGCTGGCTCGCTCCGCCGAGGTCCCGTCCTGCTGGTCCCCAACTGCGGCGATCTGCCGCCGGTCGTGGCCCGCGAGGTCAACCGATTGCGGCCGCACAAGGTGGTCGCCCTGGGTGGTCCGGACGCGATCTGTGATGCCATCGTCCGTCAGGCGGTGGCCGCCGCAAGCGTTCGCCCGCCGTATGTCGACACGGGCAACGACACGGATCCCGGCGATGAGGACGATCGCGTCGTCGAGGAGCAGTACGTCGACTTGGCCGTCGGCGAGACCGGGACGTTCGAGGCCAACATCGCCGGAACGGTGACCATCAGCCGAACGGCAGACGGTCTGGTCCTGGTCGACGCCGTGCCGAACGACGGCTGGCAGATCCGACCGGACGACGACGAGGATGACGAGGACGAGGTCGAAGTCAGCTTCACCGACGGCACCACCCGCGTCGACTTCGAGGCAGAGATCGAGGATGGCTCGGTCGAGATAGAGGTGCGGGTCCGCTCCGACTGA
- a CDS encoding AAA family ATPase, protein MPKFVNREQELIALERACSPGMAVVSGRRRVGKTALLDHFAERRRAIFLPGTRAPVAEAMRRLEERIRQIAPPAPGDLLDLGHLESWDAALGYLIARAAEQPLLLVLDEFPYLCESDPSLPSTLQARWDHRGDSQLSVVLAGSHVGMMEELVASDAPLFGRPDMHLRLQPFTWRHAPLLVDSTDPEVWLEAFVTVGGMPRYLSLWDGRHDAATNLTHLLDGPGAPLGDEGTVVLQELTPGSAAARVLELVALGAVSFTEIRDRAGTAPATTSEALSSLERLGLLDRLTPAGEDPRRTKRVRYQVRDPFLRLWLGVVLPHRDSFELGRGQAVLRRAADRIAASQAAALRGVVSDWMAADIGVTCGEWWGGPGEDVVDVIAVDGPHVLKAASCHWAAGVDGGVWRERVRREMGDRPGEVDVIARTGTSVTTPAALYDRVA, encoded by the coding sequence ATGCCGAAGTTCGTCAACCGTGAACAAGAGCTGATCGCACTGGAGCGAGCCTGCTCACCCGGCATGGCGGTCGTCAGTGGACGGCGCCGTGTGGGCAAGACAGCCTTGCTCGACCACTTCGCGGAGCGGCGGCGGGCGATCTTCCTGCCGGGGACCCGAGCACCGGTTGCCGAAGCCATGCGTCGACTCGAGGAGCGGATCCGGCAGATCGCCCCGCCAGCTCCCGGCGATCTGCTGGACCTGGGACACCTCGAGTCGTGGGATGCGGCACTGGGGTACCTGATCGCCCGGGCTGCCGAGCAGCCGCTGTTGCTGGTGCTCGACGAGTTCCCCTACCTCTGCGAGTCCGACCCGTCGTTGCCGTCGACGCTGCAGGCCCGGTGGGACCACCGTGGCGACAGCCAGTTGTCGGTTGTCCTGGCCGGCAGCCACGTCGGCATGATGGAGGAGTTGGTGGCCTCGGATGCCCCGTTGTTCGGACGCCCGGACATGCACCTTCGCCTGCAGCCCTTCACGTGGCGGCACGCGCCTCTGCTGGTGGACTCCACTGACCCGGAGGTGTGGCTGGAGGCCTTCGTGACCGTCGGCGGGATGCCCCGCTACCTCTCCCTGTGGGACGGACGGCACGACGCCGCAACCAATCTCACCCACCTGCTCGACGGCCCCGGAGCGCCGCTCGGCGATGAGGGGACCGTGGTGCTCCAGGAGCTGACCCCCGGCTCCGCGGCCGCACGGGTACTCGAGTTGGTGGCGCTGGGGGCGGTCAGCTTCACCGAGATCCGCGATCGTGCCGGGACGGCCCCGGCGACGACGAGCGAGGCCCTCTCGTCCCTGGAACGGTTGGGGTTGCTCGATCGTCTGACCCCGGCGGGCGAGGACCCCCGGCGGACCAAGCGGGTCCGCTATCAGGTGCGCGATCCCTTCCTCCGGCTCTGGCTGGGTGTGGTCCTCCCCCACCGCGACAGCTTCGAGCTCGGCAGGGGCCAGGCCGTCCTACGACGGGCCGCCGACCGGATCGCCGCATCGCAGGCGGCCGCCCTGCGGGGCGTCGTGTCCGACTGGATGGCCGCCGACATCGGCGTGACGTGTGGCGAGTGGTGGGGCGGACCGGGCGAGGACGTCGTCGACGTCATCGCGGTCGACGGTCCCCACGTGCTCAAGGCAGCCAGCTGCCACTGGGCTGCCGGCGTGGACGGCGGTGTGTGGCGCGAGCGGGTGAGGCGGGAGATGGGCGACCGGCCTGGGGAGGTCGACGTCATCGCACGGACCGGCACGTCGGTCACCACGCCGGCGGCCCTCTATGACCGTGTCGCATAG
- a CDS encoding DUF427 domain-containing protein has protein sequence MVSNQDSRPTGASAAPGYYPTSPVEVGHIAPVPRRIRATWQDRVVLDTTRATYVWEHPYYPQFYIPSADVDAELLVDTGEVQQSDLGPVTIRSLVLGDQRVDRAARFLEQATVTGLDHTYRFEWSALDRWFEEDEEVFGHPRSPYVRVDALRSRRRVRVEKDGVLLAESTSPVAVFETGLPTRWYLDRTAVNWEHLVATDTQTRCPYKGLTSEYWSVVTPEGQYDDVVWSYNFPTRHLQPIAGLVAFYNEKVDLTVA, from the coding sequence ATGGTGAGCAATCAGGACAGTCGTCCCACGGGCGCGTCAGCCGCCCCCGGCTACTACCCCACGTCTCCCGTGGAGGTCGGCCACATCGCCCCGGTCCCCCGGCGGATCCGTGCGACCTGGCAGGACCGAGTGGTGCTCGACACGACCCGCGCCACCTACGTCTGGGAGCACCCCTACTATCCGCAGTTCTACATCCCCTCCGCCGACGTCGACGCGGAACTGCTGGTGGACACCGGCGAGGTGCAGCAGAGCGATCTTGGACCGGTCACGATCCGCTCGCTCGTGCTCGGGGATCAGCGGGTTGACCGTGCCGCACGGTTCCTCGAGCAGGCGACGGTCACTGGCCTGGACCACACCTATCGCTTCGAATGGTCAGCCCTGGATCGGTGGTTCGAGGAGGACGAGGAGGTGTTCGGCCATCCGCGAAGCCCGTACGTCCGGGTGGACGCCCTCCGCTCCCGTCGGCGCGTCCGCGTCGAGAAGGACGGGGTCCTGCTGGCCGAGTCCACCTCACCGGTCGCCGTCTTCGAGACGGGCCTGCCGACCCGCTGGTACCTGGACCGCACTGCTGTGAACTGGGAGCACCTGGTCGCCACGGACACGCAGACCCGGTGCCCATACAAGGGATTGACATCGGAGTACTGGTCGGTGGTGACCCCGGAGGGGCAGTACGACGACGTGGTCTGGTCCTACAACTTCCCGACCCGCCACCTGCAGCCGATCGCCGGCCTGGTGGCGTTCTACAACGAGAAGGTCGACCTCACCGTGGCCTGA
- a CDS encoding response regulator, producing MSTPTDSSGVPGPQAESTDDHVRLIIVDDHAVVRTGLERLVDGWADIELVGTAADGQEAVDMVARLADSGRKPDVALMDLAMPVLDGVAATAQLKRDHPTLRVVVLTSLGERSQIAAAIDAGADGYLFKHAEPDEIAAAIRSVAGGDAVLDPKAARVLLDSRGPSSTPLAETQNPLSQREEQVIRLVHEGLANKQIARRLGIAERTVKTHLTNAFKRLGVEDRTQAALWAQTNLIDRSS from the coding sequence ATGAGTACCCCGACCGATTCGTCGGGCGTGCCTGGCCCCCAGGCGGAGTCCACGGACGATCACGTGCGCCTCATCATCGTCGATGACCACGCGGTGGTCCGGACCGGTCTCGAACGGCTGGTCGATGGCTGGGCCGACATCGAGCTGGTCGGCACCGCAGCCGACGGGCAGGAGGCGGTCGACATGGTCGCGCGGCTGGCCGACTCGGGACGGAAACCAGACGTGGCACTCATGGACCTGGCGATGCCGGTCCTCGATGGTGTCGCCGCCACCGCGCAGCTGAAGCGGGACCATCCGACGCTCCGCGTGGTGGTCCTCACCAGCCTCGGCGAACGTTCACAGATCGCTGCAGCGATCGACGCCGGGGCTGATGGGTACCTCTTCAAGCACGCCGAGCCCGACGAGATCGCGGCTGCCATCCGCAGCGTGGCCGGCGGTGACGCGGTCCTGGATCCCAAGGCGGCACGCGTTCTCCTCGACAGCCGCGGGCCGTCCTCGACACCCCTGGCGGAGACCCAGAACCCGCTGAGCCAGCGAGAGGAACAGGTCATTCGCCTGGTCCACGAGGGTCTGGCGAACAAGCAGATCGCCCGGCGACTCGGCATCGCGGAGCGAACGGTCAAGACCCACCTCACCAATGCCTTCAAGCGCCTCGGAGTGGAGGATCGGACGCAGGCTGCTCTGTGGGCACAGACCAACCTGATCGATCGGTCGAGCTGA